A genome region from Acaryochloris thomasi RCC1774 includes the following:
- a CDS encoding NAD(P)H-hydrate dehydratase — MSAFPSHHIPRWQQRVQSRKTRLQQFVVTAQQMQAIESRIFASGMPVAALMEKVGGLIARRIQALYPCDDRRSVVGHRISQIGVLVGPGHNGGDALVVARELFSRGYRVNVFRPLTKAKSLTQDHFQYLQSLGIPVLENGLALANQDVIVDGLFGFGLERPIEGELKTLLDHINSVSVPVVSIDIPSGLHCDTGQVLGTAIQATHTLCLGLWKSGLLQDSALDYVGQASLIDFDIPLKDIEAVLGTPDMLRITSQSALSQLPLKRPPDTHKYRQGHALLIGGSQRYAGSIVLVARGARATGVGMLSIAVPQSLKSWVVSQVPEALVIGCPETDAGAISHLPAELLLEQFDAVAYGPGVTTEASIVLQQVLESQCPLVLDADALSLLAQAESTWHHRSVPIILTPHPGEFRRLFPDFAQASLTKAEMARRAAQEVGAIVLLKGARTVIADLDGSVLVNPESTPALARGGSGDVLTGLIGGLFAQTQKSEAVGAAVWWHAQAGRFVAQAATEMGVDPMTLSEQLLPALQSILQAEASS; from the coding sequence ATGTCTGCTTTTCCTTCGCATCATATTCCTCGCTGGCAGCAGCGCGTTCAATCTCGGAAAACACGACTGCAGCAGTTTGTGGTCACGGCTCAGCAGATGCAGGCGATTGAGTCTCGCATTTTTGCCTCCGGGATGCCCGTTGCCGCGCTGATGGAAAAAGTAGGAGGGCTGATTGCACGTCGTATTCAGGCTCTTTATCCTTGCGATGACCGACGGTCGGTGGTCGGCCATCGCATCTCTCAGATTGGCGTTCTCGTAGGGCCAGGACACAACGGGGGAGATGCCCTCGTCGTTGCCCGTGAACTTTTTTCCCGGGGATATCGCGTCAATGTTTTTCGCCCCCTCACAAAGGCGAAATCTCTAACCCAAGATCATTTTCAATATCTTCAGAGTTTGGGGATTCCCGTTCTAGAGAACGGTCTTGCGCTTGCTAACCAAGATGTAATTGTCGATGGACTGTTTGGGTTTGGCTTGGAACGACCTATTGAAGGCGAACTCAAAACGCTCCTAGATCACATCAATTCTGTATCAGTGCCGGTGGTCAGTATCGACATTCCCTCTGGACTCCACTGCGATACGGGGCAGGTTCTTGGCACGGCTATTCAGGCAACCCATACGTTGTGCCTCGGTCTCTGGAAATCAGGACTGCTGCAGGATTCGGCCTTAGACTATGTGGGACAGGCTTCGCTGATTGACTTTGATATTCCCTTGAAAGACATTGAGGCAGTCCTAGGGACGCCTGATATGCTGCGGATCACCTCACAGTCTGCTCTGTCGCAGCTTCCGCTAAAACGTCCCCCGGATACTCACAAATATCGACAAGGTCATGCACTCCTGATCGGCGGATCGCAGCGCTACGCCGGCAGTATTGTTTTAGTGGCTCGTGGCGCGAGGGCTACAGGAGTGGGCATGCTTTCCATTGCGGTGCCCCAATCTTTGAAGTCGTGGGTTGTCTCGCAAGTGCCTGAAGCCCTCGTGATCGGCTGCCCAGAAACCGACGCTGGTGCTATTTCCCATCTTCCTGCAGAACTATTGTTGGAACAGTTTGATGCTGTTGCCTATGGCCCTGGTGTCACCACTGAAGCTTCTATTGTGCTGCAGCAAGTGCTAGAAAGCCAATGTCCACTGGTGTTAGATGCCGATGCGTTGAGTCTACTCGCCCAAGCGGAGTCAACCTGGCACCATCGATCGGTTCCCATCATTTTGACGCCTCACCCAGGAGAATTTAGGCGATTATTCCCTGACTTTGCCCAGGCTTCACTCACTAAAGCTGAGATGGCCCGACGGGCTGCTCAAGAAGTAGGGGCAATTGTCCTTTTGAAAGGGGCAAGAACCGTCATCGCTGACTTGGACGGGAGCGTACTCGTCAATCCTGAAAGTACGCCAGCTTTGGCCCGTGGCGGTAGTGGAGATGTGTTGACGGGATTGATTGGCGGTCTATTTGCTCAAACACAGAAATCAGAGGCTGTTGGGGCGGCTGTTTGGTGGCACGCTCAGGCTGGACGGTTCGTGGCTCAAGCGGCGACGGAAATGGGAGTTGATCCGATGACTTTAAGTGAGCAACTGTTACCTGCGCTCCAGTCTATTTTGCAGGCTGAAGCCAGTTCCTAA
- the tgt gene encoding tRNA guanosine(34) transglycosylase Tgt, whose product MNHRFPFTCHQTCCDTHARVGTFQTPHGPVETPRFMPVGTLANVKTVTPDQLQGTGAQMILANTYHLHLQPGEGIVERAGGLHRFMGWSGPILTDSGGFQVFSLSDMRSIEESGVSFRSPRDGQVIHLSPERAIAIQNALGADVIMAFDECAPYPASREAIENAADRTTRWLERCIKAHERADQALFGIVQGGTYLDLRQKSARSLVEFDLPGYAIGGVSVGEPPELIEKIVQATTPLLPKDKPRYLMGVGTYREMAQAIAAGIDLFDCVIPTRLARHGNALVRGERWNLKNNRFRKDFTPLDSDCPCYACQTFTRAYLSHLLRSRELLAYTLLSIHNITELVGFTQKIRQAIIQGTFAQDFRNWLQPAK is encoded by the coding sequence GTGAATCATCGCTTCCCTTTCACCTGCCATCAAACCTGCTGCGACACTCACGCTAGGGTCGGCACCTTTCAGACTCCCCACGGCCCCGTCGAGACCCCTCGTTTTATGCCGGTCGGGACTTTAGCAAATGTGAAAACGGTCACTCCCGATCAGCTTCAGGGCACGGGAGCCCAGATGATCTTGGCAAATACCTATCATCTACACCTACAGCCTGGAGAAGGCATTGTTGAACGAGCCGGGGGACTCCACCGCTTCATGGGCTGGTCAGGGCCAATTCTGACAGACTCAGGCGGCTTCCAGGTCTTTAGCCTCAGCGACATGCGCTCCATTGAAGAATCTGGCGTCAGCTTTCGCTCTCCGCGAGATGGGCAGGTCATTCATCTGTCACCGGAACGTGCGATCGCAATTCAAAATGCTTTGGGCGCAGACGTGATCATGGCCTTTGACGAATGCGCACCCTATCCCGCCAGCCGTGAAGCCATCGAAAACGCAGCAGACCGAACCACCCGCTGGCTAGAACGATGTATAAAAGCCCATGAACGCGCCGACCAAGCCCTGTTTGGGATTGTCCAAGGGGGAACCTACCTCGATCTGCGCCAAAAGTCTGCACGATCTCTGGTTGAGTTTGACCTGCCAGGATATGCCATCGGCGGCGTCAGCGTTGGGGAACCCCCCGAACTCATTGAAAAGATTGTTCAAGCCACCACCCCTTTGCTGCCCAAAGATAAGCCCAGATATCTCATGGGTGTGGGCACCTATCGAGAGATGGCGCAGGCGATTGCAGCCGGTATTGATCTCTTTGACTGCGTGATCCCCACGCGACTCGCCCGCCACGGCAATGCGCTGGTGCGGGGCGAACGATGGAACCTCAAAAATAATCGTTTCCGGAAAGACTTTACGCCCCTTGACTCTGACTGCCCCTGCTACGCTTGTCAGACATTTACGCGGGCCTATCTGAGCCACCTATTACGATCACGCGAACTCCTCGCCTATACCTTACTCAGCATCCACAACATCACAGAGCTGGTGGGCTTTACCCAAAAAATCCGGCAGGCCATCATTCAAGGCACCTTTGCCCAAGACTTTAGGAACTGGCTTCAGCCTGCAAAATAG
- a CDS encoding RNA polymerase sigma factor SigF has protein sequence MAYQTTLQSQSMELLVSYQQEPSVRLRNRLVRLNMGLVRKVAHRLANQCAEPYEDLEQCGYMGLITAIERFDPTQGYAFSSFAVPYIRGEILHFLRDRANTVRVPRRWQQLSREGAKVRQALTMELGRQPSDQEIADALDLSMNEWRSVKLAASNRTPLSLNARVSSSNHQQSESAMTLGDTLTDTHYQILQVNEEDRIELQHALNQLEDKTREMIESVFFHHLSRQEVAKRIGVSPVTVTRRIKKGIDELVELLQNQAQAQATV, from the coding sequence ATGGCTTACCAAACTACTCTTCAGTCTCAATCGATGGAGCTTCTGGTCTCTTACCAGCAAGAGCCTTCCGTTCGTCTCAGAAATCGACTGGTTCGCCTCAACATGGGCCTGGTTCGCAAAGTCGCTCACCGTTTAGCCAACCAATGTGCTGAGCCTTATGAAGATTTAGAGCAGTGCGGCTACATGGGTTTGATTACCGCCATTGAGCGTTTTGACCCCACCCAAGGCTATGCCTTCAGTTCCTTCGCCGTTCCCTACATTCGCGGTGAAATTCTTCACTTCTTGAGAGACCGCGCCAATACTGTTCGTGTCCCCCGTCGCTGGCAACAGCTCAGCCGTGAGGGCGCTAAGGTTCGCCAAGCTCTCACCATGGAGTTGGGGCGTCAGCCCAGTGACCAAGAGATTGCGGATGCTCTAGACCTCTCAATGAATGAGTGGCGCTCTGTGAAGCTTGCTGCTTCTAACCGTACCCCTTTGAGCCTGAATGCTCGGGTTTCTTCTAGTAATCATCAGCAGTCTGAGTCAGCGATGACGTTGGGTGATACGTTAACCGATACGCACTATCAGATATTACAAGTCAATGAAGAGGACCGCATTGAGCTACAGCATGCCCTCAACCAGCTTGAAGATAAGACTCGCGAGATGATTGAGTCAGTCTTCTTTCATCATCTCTCTCGCCAGGAAGTGGCCAAGCGGATTGGCGTCAGCCCCGTCACAGTCACTCGCCGCATTAAGAAAGGAATTGATGAGCTAGTGGAGCTGCTTCAGAATCAGGCTCAGGCCCAAGCAACTGTATAG
- a CDS encoding cold-shock protein has product MSTGTVKWFSSDKGFGFITPDDGGKDLFVHHSDVNVTGYATLNEGQKVEYEVGEGKKGPCAKNVTTQ; this is encoded by the coding sequence ATGAGTACGGGTACAGTAAAGTGGTTCAGTTCTGATAAAGGTTTCGGTTTTATTACTCCAGATGATGGAGGCAAGGATCTGTTCGTGCACCACTCTGATGTCAACGTCACAGGCTATGCAACGCTTAATGAAGGTCAGAAAGTAGAGTATGAGGTCGGAGAGGGCAAGAAAGGACCATGTGCCAAGAATGTAACTACCCAGTAA
- a CDS encoding AAA family ATPase, with the protein MEVLSITLKNFKAHRDRFYEFCPGTNAICGENGAGKTSIFEAIAWVLFDHCDYTKTEIISAGAKSAQVTVTFSSTEDSRVYEVRRCTSQGYSLHDPQLNANLGLKKIEDVKQWLCEHLGVPPTTELNKLFAETIGIPQGTFTVDFLKRPADRKKVFDPILKVEEYKQAYSKSRDLEAYAQGQVRDLERAIATYDQQLIDWPDLKAQAAKLRKDIRADQAQMTLLVQQLEQQKSEVERLAAIDQALQALGTQVQQCQAQTHHKQESLELLEVSWVSAQKAVTLCRQHRPSFQAYEQALESLHTFAAQRQQQQQLLKQRDQIQQKLSKQQIDQSQLQGQLASFDQMRLDLEQWRKHIPRQEQLEQSQADGRQQLQQLENAKLQIQMLQPQIQQRQAHQEQLAQEIARLHQLEPQVQQLPILEAQQQDLRAHISRVEAAKQFAEELRQLVGQFEPDCDRHRQQVNDALTLLKKGADLGPVSEALEAGVALTSRMVEQLTQTLTDLSDPKAVQKSQTQLEQIQRDIQAAQQAQAQWSSLTAKQQQLQESKKETAELQQQSAERRTQLEQESVVMTALAKVESQLTDLKNPKGQVQVLQQQLQQEAPLQAKVKQLEHNGQELQHRFADVEQKLEGFADLEAQTEAQQQIQQENHEVHQVYLRHRNEANTFKTLDQSKGDAIATLKTLQDQLTTLQEQYQNQSQGHDPQQLAQATATYQQTKSQQDQLQGGLPPKQAQLQSLEQQLQIRQAVFEQRQQARKDQGPKQEVLQLVREARRIYNQSGPRITKLYLTEISWEADNLFRELLNRPDVALRWTEDYDIQVQAQGHWRSFRSLSGGEQMCAALAVRLALLKVLSDINVAFFDEPTTNMDQIRRQQLAEALGHLKTFRQLFVISHDDTFESVTENIIRVQRDAAPA; encoded by the coding sequence ATGGAAGTTCTCTCTATTACGCTGAAAAACTTCAAAGCTCACCGCGATCGCTTCTATGAATTTTGCCCTGGTACTAATGCCATCTGTGGCGAAAACGGTGCGGGTAAAACCAGTATCTTCGAGGCGATTGCCTGGGTTCTCTTCGACCACTGTGACTATACCAAGACAGAAATTATTTCTGCTGGTGCTAAGAGTGCTCAGGTTACGGTTACTTTCTCCTCTACAGAAGACAGTCGCGTCTATGAGGTTCGACGCTGTACGAGTCAAGGCTATAGCCTCCATGATCCACAGCTCAACGCAAATCTGGGGCTTAAGAAAATTGAGGATGTTAAACAATGGCTGTGTGAGCATCTAGGGGTGCCGCCCACCACCGAGCTTAATAAGTTATTCGCTGAGACCATTGGTATTCCTCAGGGGACGTTTACGGTCGATTTTTTGAAGCGACCCGCAGATCGCAAGAAGGTCTTCGACCCCATTCTGAAGGTGGAGGAGTATAAGCAGGCTTATTCTAAAAGTCGTGATTTAGAAGCCTATGCCCAAGGACAGGTCAGGGATCTAGAACGTGCGATCGCAACCTATGATCAGCAGCTCATCGACTGGCCTGATCTCAAGGCACAAGCGGCGAAGCTACGGAAAGATATTCGTGCAGATCAGGCTCAAATGACACTGCTGGTTCAGCAGCTAGAACAGCAAAAATCTGAGGTCGAGCGGTTAGCAGCTATTGATCAAGCTCTGCAGGCTTTGGGAACGCAGGTTCAGCAGTGTCAGGCTCAGACACACCACAAACAAGAATCGCTAGAGCTACTGGAGGTATCTTGGGTCAGTGCCCAAAAAGCGGTCACTCTGTGTCGCCAGCATCGTCCCAGCTTTCAAGCTTATGAGCAAGCATTGGAATCACTTCACACCTTTGCAGCTCAGCGACAGCAGCAGCAGCAGTTGCTAAAGCAACGCGATCAGATCCAGCAAAAGCTTAGTAAACAGCAGATAGACCAGTCACAGCTCCAGGGACAGCTCGCTTCTTTTGATCAAATGCGACTAGATTTGGAGCAGTGGCGGAAGCACATTCCCCGACAGGAACAGCTAGAACAGTCTCAGGCCGATGGTCGCCAACAGCTTCAGCAGCTTGAGAATGCCAAACTTCAGATTCAAATGCTCCAGCCTCAAATTCAACAGCGTCAGGCGCACCAAGAACAGCTGGCTCAGGAGATTGCTCGTTTGCACCAGCTAGAGCCTCAGGTACAACAGCTCCCAATTCTAGAAGCTCAGCAACAGGATTTGCGGGCGCACATTAGCCGGGTGGAGGCCGCTAAACAATTTGCAGAAGAACTCCGGCAGCTTGTGGGGCAGTTTGAGCCAGACTGCGATCGCCACCGTCAGCAGGTCAACGATGCCTTAACGCTTTTGAAGAAGGGGGCCGATCTGGGGCCTGTCTCCGAGGCCTTGGAAGCGGGTGTTGCATTAACATCTCGCATGGTGGAGCAGCTCACGCAAACCCTAACGGATTTAAGCGATCCGAAGGCTGTGCAGAAGTCGCAAACCCAGCTTGAGCAGATCCAGCGCGATATTCAAGCCGCGCAGCAGGCTCAAGCACAGTGGTCATCTCTGACAGCTAAACAGCAGCAGCTTCAAGAGTCAAAGAAAGAAACGGCTGAACTCCAGCAGCAGTCGGCTGAACGACGGACTCAGCTTGAACAGGAATCTGTTGTAATGACAGCTTTGGCGAAGGTCGAGTCGCAGCTCACAGATCTCAAAAATCCCAAAGGGCAGGTGCAGGTTTTACAGCAGCAGCTTCAGCAGGAGGCACCGCTCCAGGCAAAGGTGAAACAGCTTGAGCACAACGGTCAAGAGCTGCAGCACCGCTTTGCCGATGTCGAACAAAAACTTGAGGGCTTTGCAGATTTAGAGGCACAGACAGAAGCACAGCAACAGATTCAGCAAGAAAATCATGAGGTTCATCAGGTTTATCTGCGGCACCGGAATGAGGCCAATACGTTTAAGACGTTGGATCAGTCGAAGGGGGATGCGATCGCAACCCTCAAAACCCTTCAAGATCAGCTCACAACCCTACAGGAGCAGTACCAAAATCAATCCCAGGGCCATGATCCTCAGCAATTGGCCCAAGCCACCGCCACCTATCAGCAAACCAAAAGCCAACAGGACCAGCTTCAAGGCGGTTTACCCCCCAAGCAAGCTCAACTTCAGTCCCTTGAGCAGCAGCTTCAAATCAGGCAAGCCGTCTTTGAGCAGCGCCAGCAGGCCCGTAAGGATCAAGGTCCTAAACAAGAAGTGCTGCAGCTCGTCCGTGAAGCCCGCCGTATCTATAACCAAAGCGGTCCTCGGATCACCAAGCTCTACCTAACCGAGATCTCCTGGGAAGCTGATAATCTCTTCCGAGAATTGCTGAATCGACCGGATGTTGCTCTGCGGTGGACCGAAGACTACGACATTCAGGTCCAGGCCCAGGGACATTGGCGCAGCTTCAGGAGCCTCTCCGGCGGTGAGCAAATGTGTGCCGCCCTCGCCGTTCGGCTAGCGCTCCTCAAAGTTCTCTCTGACATCAACGTTGCCTTTTTTGACGAACCCACCACCAACATGGATCAGATCCGTCGTCAGCAGCTTGCCGAAGCCCTCGGGCATCTCAAAACGTTCCGGCAGCTCTTTGTGATTAGCCATGATGATACCTTCGAGAGCGTAACCGAAAATATCATTCGCGTTCAGCGTGACGCAGCCCCTGCCTAG
- a CDS encoding PCP reductase family protein, protein MSTAQWTEDAKVALKEIPFFVRPAARKKIERFAEEAGITEITVDVYQQAKQKFDS, encoded by the coding sequence ATGAGTACTGCTCAGTGGACTGAAGATGCCAAGGTCGCATTAAAAGAGATTCCTTTCTTCGTCCGTCCAGCCGCCCGCAAGAAAATCGAGCGCTTCGCCGAAGAAGCCGGTATTACTGAAATCACCGTTGACGTCTATCAGCAAGCCAAGCAAAAATTCGATAGCTGA
- a CDS encoding S-layer homology domain-containing protein, protein MVVRRYFSVVPMGLMLLLSLTGCSGKAIEQAFSADPNTNQWGSAAAKLPSEFPRELRYPKAQLQTVSTEQNQASQGTLQAPLQKTRWGTPDSSDEIQQFYRRLFRGEDWQLVDQKSTRSQTTLTARKQTLQVEVTVETSQTQSGGTSPIVVTPGKPLTVFQVDYRKGSDTQLKATEQAPTTSSPSPELETEVGPQDNRPALTATSSFADIEQVPAELRPYVSDLARLEVLTPNATPNDDAGNPSAIFEPNQGITRGTFARWLVESNNRLYRDRPTQQIRLATTAATPAFNDVTASEPLFPYIQGLAEAGYIPSQLTGDSKEAAFKPQQPLTRETLLTWKVPVDLRQILPTTTAAKVQQVWGFKDSSRIAPEALAAVLADHKNGDLANIRRLLGSALLFQPQKAVTRAEAAAALWFIGKEGEGFSAKDVVRAERQTAGQASEQTGQTSE, encoded by the coding sequence ATGGTTGTCCGGCGCTATTTTTCTGTGGTCCCAATGGGGCTGATGCTACTGCTGTCTCTGACGGGCTGCAGCGGTAAGGCGATTGAGCAAGCTTTTTCAGCGGATCCCAATACCAATCAATGGGGCAGTGCTGCAGCAAAGCTACCGTCCGAGTTTCCGCGAGAGCTACGCTACCCCAAGGCTCAGCTTCAGACGGTCAGCACCGAGCAAAATCAGGCAAGTCAAGGCACCCTTCAAGCCCCCCTGCAGAAAACCCGATGGGGTACACCCGACTCTAGTGATGAAATTCAGCAATTTTATCGCCGGCTGTTTCGAGGGGAAGACTGGCAGCTTGTGGATCAGAAATCAACGCGATCGCAAACCACACTCACAGCCCGCAAACAAACGCTACAGGTGGAGGTGACGGTTGAGACGAGTCAGACTCAATCGGGAGGAACTTCGCCTATTGTCGTTACACCCGGTAAACCTCTGACAGTCTTTCAGGTGGACTATCGGAAGGGATCTGATACCCAGTTAAAAGCAACCGAGCAAGCCCCAACAACTTCATCACCGTCCCCAGAACTAGAGACTGAAGTCGGACCACAGGACAACCGCCCGGCCCTAACGGCAACGTCTTCTTTTGCTGATATCGAGCAAGTTCCGGCAGAACTGCGTCCCTACGTTAGCGATTTGGCACGGCTAGAGGTGCTGACGCCCAATGCAACGCCCAACGACGATGCGGGCAACCCTAGCGCAATTTTCGAACCCAATCAGGGCATCACTCGCGGTACCTTTGCCCGCTGGCTTGTAGAATCGAACAACCGTCTCTACCGAGATCGTCCAACGCAGCAAATTCGACTCGCGACGACGGCAGCAACACCCGCTTTCAACGATGTCACAGCATCCGAGCCGCTGTTTCCCTATATTCAAGGTCTGGCAGAAGCGGGTTACATTCCCAGTCAATTGACGGGAGACAGTAAAGAGGCGGCGTTTAAACCTCAACAACCTCTGACACGCGAAACGCTGCTCACCTGGAAGGTACCGGTGGATCTGCGTCAAATTCTACCAACGACGACGGCAGCCAAGGTACAGCAGGTTTGGGGATTCAAAGATTCTAGTCGCATTGCGCCTGAGGCGCTGGCGGCAGTCCTTGCCGATCATAAGAACGGAGATCTGGCGAATATTCGTCGCCTGCTCGGTTCAGCCCTATTATTCCAGCCCCAGAAAGCGGTCACTCGTGCCGAAGCCGCTGCAGCTCTGTGGTTTATTGGCAAAGAGGGAGAAGGTTTTTCTGCTAAGGACGTGGTGCGGGCTGAGCGTCAGACAGCGGGTCAGGCCAGTGAACAAACTGGACAGACTTCAGAGTAG
- a CDS encoding tetratricopeptide repeat protein, which yields MKYALGLRAVVLGSTELTATPQIKLIDFAVKGMRYSAPTLLGLLAAGLGGQLDCQVSFAAPLAQIAPTQSISAPAAPSSSEALPAKVHYEAGKVLYHTGRLAAAEKAFQTVLLQEPQWAEAHIALGLVFQAQKKLPEAILSFQRAAELQPNNRQARSQLAYALRLQGDKEQAVAVLQPVNQQQLKTASAYHRLGQSLGQQQKTSSAIEAYRQAVALNPKFAQAYLDLGLTLQKNQQSQEAIVAFEQAIALSPQLAEAHVGLGVGLSAQGDLKGATAAYRTALKINPKNANAHNNLGLILAAQGKYADAGAAYREAIKHNAKLAAAHVNLGLALAQQQKFDQAISTYEQALKLQPTLAPAQEGLGIAFFNKGQKQQAISALQRSVQLYQTQGNLVHASEISVFIDEIQTQNE from the coding sequence ATGAAATATGCGTTAGGGTTACGTGCCGTTGTCTTGGGGTCGACGGAACTCACCGCTACACCTCAAATTAAATTAATAGATTTTGCCGTGAAAGGAATGCGTTACTCTGCGCCCACCTTGCTTGGCCTGCTTGCTGCAGGTCTGGGGGGGCAATTAGATTGTCAAGTGAGTTTTGCTGCGCCTCTAGCTCAGATTGCGCCAACACAGTCGATATCTGCGCCGGCTGCACCTTCAAGTTCTGAGGCATTACCGGCCAAGGTGCATTATGAAGCGGGCAAGGTTCTCTATCATACGGGTCGCTTAGCAGCGGCTGAGAAGGCTTTTCAAACCGTTCTGCTTCAAGAACCACAGTGGGCTGAGGCGCATATCGCTTTGGGGTTAGTGTTTCAGGCTCAGAAAAAACTGCCCGAGGCTATTCTTTCATTCCAGCGGGCTGCAGAGCTGCAGCCGAATAATCGGCAGGCACGGTCTCAGCTAGCCTATGCGCTCCGGCTGCAGGGGGACAAAGAACAGGCCGTTGCGGTTCTACAGCCGGTTAATCAACAGCAACTCAAGACGGCCTCAGCGTATCACCGTTTAGGGCAGAGCCTCGGTCAGCAGCAAAAAACGAGCTCTGCGATTGAGGCCTACCGTCAGGCTGTCGCACTGAACCCTAAGTTTGCTCAGGCCTATCTTGATTTGGGGCTCACCCTGCAGAAAAATCAACAATCTCAAGAGGCTATAGTGGCCTTTGAACAAGCCATTGCCCTTTCTCCTCAGCTTGCTGAGGCTCATGTGGGTTTAGGGGTAGGTCTGAGTGCCCAAGGTGATCTCAAGGGAGCCACTGCCGCCTATCGAACAGCTTTAAAGATCAATCCTAAGAATGCCAATGCTCACAACAATTTGGGTTTAATCCTTGCTGCTCAAGGCAAATATGCCGATGCTGGTGCGGCTTATCGAGAGGCAATTAAGCACAATGCAAAACTTGCCGCAGCTCATGTAAATTTGGGCTTAGCGCTGGCTCAGCAGCAAAAATTTGATCAAGCGATCTCAACCTATGAGCAGGCTCTCAAACTCCAGCCCACATTAGCGCCAGCTCAGGAAGGACTGGGTATTGCCTTTTTTAACAAGGGGCAAAAACAGCAGGCGATCTCTGCTCTCCAGCGGTCAGTGCAGCTCTATCAAACGCAGGGCAATCTTGTCCATGCCTCTGAGATTAGCGTGTTTATCGACGAAATTCAGACCCAAAACGAGTAG
- a CDS encoding exopolysaccharide biosynthesis protein: MARLSAELQREFLETERSPNVTLQDLLEISGERVFGFLFVLLALPSALPVPAPGYSVPFGIVLFLLATQLVLGHQQPWVPQRFAKHSISLPKVQSFLKAGLPWLKRIEAIARPRLLPVCTTPVGRVVIGCAIALMAISMMIIIPGTNTLPAIGIFVTGFGLLEDDGAICLAGLVICLFGAAVSISILIAVFWGGASLLDLLKDWVKDLV, translated from the coding sequence ATGGCCCGTTTATCTGCTGAACTTCAGCGTGAGTTTTTGGAAACTGAGCGCAGTCCCAACGTTACCTTGCAAGACCTACTGGAAATCTCAGGGGAACGGGTCTTTGGCTTTCTCTTTGTTTTACTCGCGCTGCCTTCAGCCTTGCCCGTTCCGGCACCGGGCTATTCAGTTCCCTTTGGGATTGTGCTATTTCTGCTAGCAACGCAGCTTGTCCTAGGCCACCAGCAGCCTTGGGTCCCTCAACGGTTTGCAAAGCATTCCATATCACTGCCAAAAGTGCAGTCTTTCCTCAAAGCTGGGCTACCGTGGCTAAAACGAATTGAAGCCATCGCCCGTCCTCGGTTACTGCCAGTGTGTACGACACCTGTGGGGCGAGTTGTGATTGGCTGTGCGATTGCTTTGATGGCAATCTCAATGATGATTATTATCCCTGGGACCAACACGCTCCCGGCGATTGGCATCTTTGTCACCGGCTTTGGTTTACTAGAAGATGATGGTGCCATCTGTCTGGCAGGACTGGTGATTTGTCTCTTTGGAGCCGCCGTTTCTATTTCTATTTTGATTGCTGTCTTTTGGGGTGGGGCAAGTTTGCTCGATCTGCTCAAAGACTGGGTCAAGGATTTAGTGTAA